The following coding sequences lie in one Arabidopsis thaliana chromosome 3, partial sequence genomic window:
- a CDS encoding uncharacterized protein (unknown protein; BEST Arabidopsis thaliana protein match is: unknown protein (TAIR:AT2G14800.1); Has 69 Blast hits to 64 proteins in 24 species: Archae - 2; Bacteria - 10; Metazoa - 4; Fungi - 4; Plants - 36; Viruses - 1; Other Eukaryotes - 12 (source: NCBI BLink).) codes for MCLEGFPTFNGVTHELRSWISWLEDFFVWENFTDDEKMNLAQSLIEGEAEAWFYRRQKMILFRSWEHLRDCLVLRFGDRKDLELIRLLAKQDQFLKERRDESKIRRMKNTSVDPQEATPSMATIQETIPVEKLHNSLEITDKSLNQVDEISVEKGSKNDATLLSPQLLVSDSENLRNNELMAINSVVENLETVVIKTKIQKSSKMDVVNGDVGRIQQVSIMKSCSAHKMFDKMSPLKERLETKKKMKGLKSWMFKYKAEKRRIRKLHNQGWLRTWIKSLKYKFEKRIIEKRNDHSWLYNWSRRVTCRKIKSAKLQGHKQVLEQLGDTLGEVDKVALQSDIGANVSKSKKYCESITWIKDHRVEDINEQAVAYGEAFMISLTETDVLQSSWEHQMNSHIPTRLLSRRKQRKCFKSWRFKFKQVKEGNKQQHNLFRQMGTITILWWWLQNGSKVQWHILIVKRFDKPCVQGELIAYEGEIVGFYTTIGDRDIYFSVWHCWRKKKLHIINLQQLATVLHIYEKPKLGDFSQSYLLVAATLWSTKMQRGIESYHVWHRWKARYLQIFEYKFDAGSNPNCELATLVQNRGLKLSHVHELQRRGHHILQELSEACSSSMRYTQYLRDNVSLG; via the exons ATGTGTCTTGAGGGATTTCCCACCTTCAATGGTGTGACTCATGAATTGCGATCATGGATTTCATGGTTGGAggatttctttgtttgggaGAATTTTACGGACGACGAGAAGATGAATCTTGCACAGAGTCTTATCGAAGGAGAAGCTGAGGCGTGGTTTTATAGGAGACAGAAGATGATTCTTTTTCGATCTTGGGAACATTTGAGGGATTGTTTGGTGCTGAGATTCGGCGACAGAAAAGATCTGGAACTAATCAGATTGCTTGCCAAGCAAGATCAATTTTTAAAGGAAAGGAGAGACGAATCGAAGATCCGGAGGATGAAGAATACATCGGTCGATCCACAAGAAGCAACTCCTTCAATGGCCACGATTCAAGAAACGATTCCAGTGGAGAAATTACATAATTCTCTGGAGATCACTGACAAATCTTTGAATCAAGTTGATGAAATCTCAGTTGAGAAAGGATCGAAGAATGATGCGACATTGCTAAGTCCACAGCTACTTGTTTCTGATTCTGAAAATTTGAGGAACAACGAACTTATGGCAATAAATTCAGTGGTGGAAAACTTAGAAACTGTAGTGATTAAGACAAAGATTCAGAAGAGCAGTAAAATGGATGTGGTTAACGGTGATGTTGGGAGAATTCAACAAGTGAGTATAATGAAAAGTTGTTCTGCACACAAGATGTTCGATAAAATGTCTCCACTTAAAGAACGACtggaaacgaagaagaaaatgaaaggaTTAAAATCTTGGATGTTCAAATACAAggctgagaagagaagaattaGGAAACTACACAATCAGGGCTGGTTACGCACTTGGATCAAAAGCTTGAAATACAAGTTTGAGAAAAGAATAATTGAGAAACGAAACGATCATAGCTGGTTATACAATTGGAGTAGAAGAGTGACTTGTAGGAAAATCAAGAGTGCAAAACTACAG GGACATAAACAGGTTCTAGAACAATTAGGTGACACACTTGGAGAGGTTGATAAGGTAGCGTTGCAATCTGATATTGGCGCTAATGTCTctaaatcaaaaaaatattgtgagTCAATCACATGGATTAAAGACCATAGAGTGGAAGACATTAATGAGCAAGCTGTTGCTTATGGAGAAGCTTTCATGATATCTCTAACTGAGACGGATGTATTGCAGTCTTCTTGGGAACACCAAATGAATTCTCACATACCTACAAGACTACTAAGTAgaaggaaacagaggaagtgCTTTAAGTCTTGGAGATTTAAGTTCAAACAGGTGAAAGAAGGAAATAAGCAACAACACAATCTCTTCCGACAAATGGGTACTATAACGATCTTGTGGTGGTGGCTTCAAAATGGAAGCAAGGTGCAGTGGCATATCTTGATTGTCAAGAGG TTTGATAAGCCATGCGTTCAAGGGGAACTGATTGCTTATGAAGGGGAGATTGTCGGATTTTACACAACAATTGGGGACAGAGACATCTATTTTTCTGTGTGGCATtgttggagaaagaagaaactgcaTATCATTAACCTACAACAATTGGCCACAGTTTTGCACATCTatgagaaaccaaaactaGGAGACTTCAGTCAATCTTATCTACTAGTTGCTGCAACACTTTGGAGTACAAAGATGCAACGTGGGATTGAAAGTTACCATGTTTGGCACCGCTGGAAAGCTCGGTATTTGCAGATATTTGAGTATAAGTTTGATGCAGGATCAAATCCGAATTGTGAGTTGGCAACATTAGTGCAAAACAGAGGCTTGAAGTTGTCGCATGTCCATGAACTTCAGAGAAGGGGTCACCACATTCTTCAAGAATTGTCAGAAGCTTGCAGTTCGTCAATGCGGTACACTCAATATCTTAGAGACAATGTCAGCTTGGGATGA
- a CDS encoding uncharacterized protein (unknown protein; FUNCTIONS IN: molecular_function unknown; INVOLVED IN: biological_process unknown; LOCATED IN: endomembrane system; Has 13 Blast hits to 13 proteins in 6 species: Archae - 0; Bacteria - 0; Metazoa - 0; Fungi - 0; Plants - 13; Viruses - 0; Other Eukaryotes - 0 (source: NCBI BLink).): MQEIPRKIVLLLLFFSLILPPSTQNPQEEIYYCGNTLISNPSELITCRSGKLYFKSSTGLFHVSGTEEVKLRARVSMEVEGHIPDLCIACERPKGNCGVALRCLCHPKECKNKVINFGTKSRALSGNLQQLLPLLLLLAMFLICF; the protein is encoded by the exons atgcAAGAAATTCCCAGAAAAAtcgtccttcttcttctcttcttctctctaattCTCCCACCTTCCACACAAAACCCACAAGAAGAAATCTACTACTGTGGTAACACTCTAATCTCAAACCCATCTGAACTCATAACCTGCAGATCTGGAAAACTCTACTTCAAAAGCTCAACTGGTCTCTTCCATGTCTCCGGAACAGAGGAAGTGAAATTAAGAGCTAGGGTGTCTATGGAAGTCGAAGGTCACATACCGGACTTATGCATCGCTTGTGAGAGACCTAAGGGTAACTGTGGTGTTGCTCTAAGATGTCTTTGTCATCCTAAAGAATGCA AGAATAAAGTTATCAACTTTGGAACCAAGTCTCGAGCTTTATCTGGTAACTTACAACAGCTTCTTccacttttgttgttgttggctaTGTTTCTTatctgtttttga
- a CDS encoding uncharacterized protein (unknown protein; FUNCTIONS IN: molecular_function unknown; INVOLVED IN: biological_process unknown; LOCATED IN: endomembrane system; Has 30201 Blast hits to 17322 proteins in 780 species: Archae - 12; Bacteria - 1396; Metazoa - 17338; Fungi - 3422; Plants - 5037; Viruses - 0; Other Eukaryotes - 2996 (source: NCBI BLink).): MQEIPRKIVLLLLFFSLILPPSTQNPQEEIYYCGNTLISNPSELITCRSGKLYFKSSTGLFHVSGTEEVKLRARVSMEVEGHIPDLCIACERPKGNCGVALRCLCHPKECKNKVINFGTKSRALSGGIQEVEAV, translated from the exons atgcAAGAAATTCCCAGAAAAAtcgtccttcttcttctcttcttctctctaattCTCCCACCTTCCACACAAAACCCACAAGAAGAAATCTACTACTGTGGTAACACTCTAATCTCAAACCCATCTGAACTCATAACCTGCAGATCTGGAAAACTCTACTTCAAAAGCTCAACTGGTCTCTTCCATGTCTCCGGAACAGAGGAAGTGAAATTAAGAGCTAGGGTGTCTATGGAAGTCGAAGGTCACATACCGGACTTATGCATCGCTTGTGAGAGACCTAAGGGTAACTGTGGTGTTGCTCTAAGATGTCTTTGTCATCCTAAAGAATGCA AGAATAAAGTTATCAACTTTGGAACCAAGTCTCGAGCTTTATCTG GTGGAATTCAAGAGGTGGAAGCTGTATAG
- a CDS encoding Plant thionin family protein (Plant thionin family protein; LOCATED IN: endomembrane system; BEST Arabidopsis thaliana protein match is: Plant thionin family protein (TAIR:AT2G20619.1); Has 9 Blast hits to 9 proteins in 2 species: Archae - 0; Bacteria - 0; Metazoa - 0; Fungi - 0; Plants - 9; Viruses - 0; Other Eukaryotes - 0 (source: NCBI BLink).) has product MTKSNVIMVILLVMIAAIGGEARHKHRKTWIGCFRYCSRSCSEYDGNCFEHCKIKCGGPTPPKTNSR; this is encoded by the coding sequence atgacaaaatcgAATGTGATAATGGTAATATTGTTGGTGATGATTGCTGCAATAGGAGGAGAAGCACGACATAAACATAGAAAGACTTGGATAGGTTGCTTTAGGTATTGTTCTCGCAGCTGTAGCGAGTACGATGGAAATTGCTTTGAACATTGTAAGATCAAATGTGGTGGTCCTACTCCTCCAAAAACTAATTCAAGGtag
- the ADT4 gene encoding arogenate dehydratase 4 (arogenate dehydratase 4 (ADT4); CONTAINS InterPro DOMAIN/s: Prephenate dehydratase (InterPro:IPR001086), Prephenate dehydratase, conserved site (InterPro:IPR018528); BEST Arabidopsis thaliana protein match is: arogenate dehydratase 5 (TAIR:AT5G22630.1); Has 7069 Blast hits to 7066 proteins in 2218 species: Archae - 179; Bacteria - 3950; Metazoa - 0; Fungi - 120; Plants - 261; Viruses - 0; Other Eukaryotes - 2559 (source: NCBI BLink).), giving the protein MQAATSCDLKFRSTDPTSRNKCFSHAIPKRVAVTCGYRSESFSFPNGVSVSRSDWQSSCAILSSKVASVENTGGLADKIAAVNGHTNGSVNLGLVAVESTNGKLAPAQPLTITDLSPAPLHGSSLRVAYQGVPGAYSEAAAGKAYPNCDAIPCDQFDVAFQAVELWIADRAVLPVENSLGGSIHRNYDLLLRHRLHIVGEVQIPVHHCLLALPGVRTDCVSRVISHPQALAQTEHSLDVLTPHAAREAFHDTAAAAEYISANDLHDTAAVASARAAELYNLQILADGIQDDPGNVTRFLMLAREPIIPRTDRPFKTSIVFAAQEHKGTSVLFKVLSAFAFRDISLTKIESRPHHNRPLRVVGDGSFGTSKNFEYMFYVDFEASMAEPRAQNALAEVQEYTSFLRVLGSYPMDMTPWSMTSTEEA; this is encoded by the coding sequence ATGCAAGCCGCAACGTCGTGTGATCTCAAGTTCCGATCAACAGATCCGACGTCTAGGAACAAATGTTTCTCCCACGCGATTCCAAAGCGCGTGGCTGTTACGTGCGGTTATAGGTCGGAGTCGTTTAGCTTCCCTAACGGTGTCTCCGTGAGTCGATCTGATTGGCAAAGCTCATGTGCCATTTTATCTAGTAAAGTTGCTTCTGTTGAAAATACCGGTGGTTTAGCGGACAAAATCGCCGCCGTTAATGGTCACACGAACGGCTCTGTGAATCTTGGTCTCGTCGCCGTTGAGTCAACTAACGGAAAGTTAGCTCCTGCTCAGCCGTTGACTATTACTGATCTATCTCCGGCACCGTTGCATGGTTCTAGTCTACGTGTAGCTTACCAAGGCGTTCCCGGAGCTTACTCGGAAGCAGCTGCCGGAAAAGCTTATCCCAATTGCGACGCCATTCCTTGTGACCAGTTTGACGTTGCTTTTCAGGCGGTGGAGCTTTGGATCGCTGATCGAGCTGTGCTTCCGGTGGAGAACTCACTCGGTGGTTCGATCCATCGAAActatgatcttcttctccgtcacCGTCTTCACATCGTTGGAGAAGTTCAGATTCCGGTCCACCATTGCCTCCTCGCACTCCCGGGAGTCCGAACTGACTGTGTTTCGCGGGTGATCTCTCACCCGCAAGCCCTAGCGCAGACGGAACACTCCCTCGACGTCCTTACACCACATGCAGCGCGTGAGGCTTTCCATGACACAGCGGCTGCTGCGGAGTATATCTCAGCTAACGACCTACATGACACGGCGGCTGTGGCGAGCGCACGCGCCGCTGAGCTTTACAACCTCCAGATATTAGCGGATGGGATTCAAGACGACCCGGGGAACGTCACTCGTTTCCTAATGTTGGCGCGTGAGCCTATAATCCCACGCACGGACCGGCCATTCAAGACTAGCATCGTCTTTGCTGCCCAAGAGCACAAAGGAACTAGCGTCCTCTTTAAAGTCCTCTCGGCTTTCGCTTTCAGAGACATTAGCCTGACCAAGATCGAGTCCCGGCCTCACCATAACCGCCCGCTTAGGGTTGTTGGTGACGGGAGCTTTGGGACGTCGAAGAACTTCGAGTACATGTTTTACGTGGATTTTGAGGCATCGATGGCTGAGCCGCGTGCACAGAACGCGCTTGCGGAGGTTCAAGAGTACACGTCGTTCCTAAGGGTGCTGGGAAGTTACCCCATGGATATGACACCATGGTCCATGACATCCACAGAAGAAGCATGA